The window GGTTATTTCAGAAACATTTAAGTTCTGAGGCAATTCCAATACTATAATGAAGGAAAATTGGAATCTAACTATTAATACCACCAGATGAAATGGATAGGGGCCAGATACACCAAAATATCAACTACATCCATAAGTAGCTTCAGAATATACTTGCCAATGAATGAATGATACTGGATTCCTTTGTTGTTAGTCACAAGGATTTGAAATAGAATGTAGGTGGCATGATAAACAAGCTTCAACGGCAACAAAACTGGTGATACAGTGGTCAGCGAAGAGGTTTTCTAAGCTTTCAGCAGGATCTAGATCAACTGGGAAACATCAATTGAATTTAACTCGCAAGTACAAAGCGAGGCATTTTGGCAACTTAATGCAGACCAGGACATATAGAATGGCAGGGCCATGGGGAGTGTTATTAAACATGACAAGTAATGGTCCCTTTAAAGTGGCAACAGAAGGACACAGTGCAGGCAACTCAaggtatgcttgccttcatatGCCAAAACATTGAGGACTTAGATGTCATGCTGTGGATGTACACATTGTCACCTGGGCCACAGTTGTGTATTGTCTGCCATACTAGATAAAACTAGTGTGCGCAGAAAAGAATGTTGCTTAGAGGGCTTTGATTACAAGGAGACTACATGAACTAATACCATCTTCCttgcagcagaggctgaggggtgataaagagatttataaaattatgaaagtcaTTGATAGGATAGTCACAATATTTTTCCCAGCCTAGGGGAGTCAAAAAttagagggcatgggtttaaagTGAGTatggaaatatttaagggggatctgagtggggaAAAATTTAGAAGGGACCTGAGAGTCAAGCTTCCAACAGGGAACAGTGGATACTTAGGTGAGCTGCCAGAGGTGttagaagtatatttaagacagttgGACAGATACAATGTCAGAAAGGTTACTTTCATGGGCCATATCGGTTGAAGGAGATTAGCTTCAATGGGCATCTCGAtcggcatggacaagttgggccagaGTTGGTACACTTTCTGTTTGAACTCTATGAATCTCTAAACTAGGTTGAAACTATCTgctctattatcaaagtattttatTTGGTATTCATATAAGATTCTTTCACTGGTTATTTTAAAGCTCTTTTCTCTTAGAATCACATTAATTCTAAAACCCGACATGCTTCCCAATATTGCTTCCATACTTCCTGCGTCTGATTCTACCACATCAGTTTGTATGCAGGTTTAAGATGAAAGATTGACAAGTAACTGCTTCATCCCATTAATGCACCTTGACCTTCTGAGAATTGCTGCATTTACTGCAGCTTTTGCTTATTTTTAAATGTTCAGCAAACCCATAAATAGAAGCATTTCTGAATGAACCTGAATAATACagaaccttttttttaaaaaaaaacaggtgaAGATCAGGGAAGGCAACGTAATGTTTTTCTGGGTATTGGTGGTGGAGTAATGAAATTGCATGTGCAGTATGGAATCAAGCTTGGCACAAAACAGCTCAGAATCTGTGACTACTGCATAAAGAATGCAAATCAATGAATCTCCCATGGAATAGACACCAAGGCCCAGATAATTACAGGGCTGGCTTGAGGGTACACAAGTCTGAACAAGTTCAATCCTCATTTTTGTCAGGCAACTTCTTAAGATGCAGCAAATTAAAATTTTGCTCGAGTTGTGTTCAATGCAGCTTATGTTAGCATttctttgcagcatttattttaCAATGATACAGTAGCAAATTCTAGTAATCGTTGGCTACATGCTTAAGCGTGCCTGTCAGAAACAAACAGGAATGTGTGCGTAGAGATTAATTATAATGATCTTAATTACGAGCAAAGCATCACATGAAGCTACATTAGTGTCAATAGCATTTTATAATAAGCACAAGATCTAATCTCCTagcgcaggggtccccaaccttttctgcaccgctGACCGactgaccgggggggggggggggaagagagaagagCAGGGGagaggtgttcaagtagggttgccaactttctcactcccaaataagggccAAAAGttgcagtcaaatacgggacacttgtgtttaccccaagaaaaaACTACCATGACCacaaagccttgcgcgggcacctttgtgcgcatgcgtgtacgtgctgatttttttttccacaaatcggttttggcttaatcttcccgattctgttatttctactttatataggctgtgtatttatcatatcattcctgcttttgccatatgttagtgttattttaggttttgtgttattcggtatgatttggtaggttattttttgggtctgggaacgctcaaaaatttttcccatataaattaatggtaattgcttcttcactttacgccatttcggcttatgaacggtttcataggaacgctctaccttagcgggggaaatacaggacaaaggcggtcccatatgggacaaaccaatttagcccaatatatgggatgtcccagctaatacgggacagttggcaaccctatgttcaagttcaacagtgcgtgacagggaatgaggaaaggtgcagctgactcctatcttttcatatcaccaaatcgtattgtttcctcgcagcccagtagcacatgctttgcggcccggtggttggggaccactgtccgAGCGCATAAAAATGGACTCAAACTGTACAAGGAAGCAAGGAGGGAAAGTTGAGTGACAGGGTCACTTAATGAAGTTTAAATAGTTTTGAGTAACATTAAACAGCTTCATAATTAACTCATGATCAAAGATAAAACTTTTCAAATGATGTGCAAACACACTACCAAAGTGATCTAATTTAATTGATTCACAAAAAGTTGGATTTCATAGGACTGAAGTTACCAAAAATTCAACAATCTTGGACAAATGGATAAATCCAATGACATTAAAATAGTGCTATGGAATAAGAAATAAAATTTCAAAATTATCCAAATGTAAAATTTTCTCAGTTTCAAAAACAGCACTGTTAAATCAAGCTAACCACAGTGAATAAGAAGGATTTTTTATTAACATGCTCTGCTACCTGACAAGTGCTCAAGTCCTCCGAATAGCCAAAAGATCAGTATAAAGAATAGTCTGTATCTGGATTTTGGCCCATAACAACAAACTAAGTTATATTAGTGAGGATCACAAGGACTGCATCAAGGATCTATAGGATCATCCTGATGGCGCTTCAATATTCAAAAAGCAAAGCACTATTGTAGGCTTATTAATCTAATGTCAGTGGGAAGAAAGTTTGAAGGATATCAGGGATACTCTTTACCAATTCTCGACATCGACAGAGGTcgccaaaaataaataaaaacaaaacacagctttgctaaaaaaaaaaaaaaaaaaaaaaaatgcagttttGTATTACTGATCTGGTGAGACCTTACCCTCCTTATCCAACATGCCAAATCCACTTATCATGTTCACAGATAACATCACAATTAGACACCGCATTTAAACTTCAACATGATGAAGTACCTCAAAATCAGCTGTGGATTGGTGGAAAGATTAGTTGAAGCTGGAATAGTGGCAAGTGAAATCCCGAAATGTTTGGATCATTATCCTTCACATGATTAGACAAGGACAATGTTAATATTGTTTACCATTTGCAGATGGATCAAAATCTGTCAATGCTCCACCACCTTAAACATTGTAACTTTGTTCAGATAAAAGGTTGCACCCCAACACAGTCAACATTGAACATACACATCACACTATTTATAAATGTTAAATTGATGAAAGAAAATGTGTGCAATAACAGTGCATCGAACTCCACAACCAGTGCTGTTAGGCCACAACAAAAGCAAATAGTTTATTAGGATACATAGATAGGCTGAAGCAATACAAAACAGAGCATAACAGTAAACAATATTCtagttaaaatacattaagaacAATGGACGATAGAGGCCTGTAAAAGGTTTAGGTGTGGTGGTAATCATTAAATTTATACCCATCTTAAAATCCCTGAGCTACCACAATGGATTCAGAGACTTGGGTCTTTCGTTAAAAAGATTAAATCATAATTAACAGGTTATCCTTGAATACACTTGTATTTCCTTATAAAAGATTAAGGAGTAATATTGAGAATATAATTAAAGGAATAAAAAGGTTAAGAAATTGTGAAAGGGAATTCAATAAAAGGAAACATTAAAATTAGAACCTAATCAGAAACACTGATGTCTCCAAGAACTCCTTTACACCAATAGCCATGGAAACATGAAAGGTTTCCCAGCATTTACACAAGTGTTTAGGTAGTATTTTGATTATTACTGATATTTGGAATGGGTCATTGCCAACTAGCCAAATGAAAGTAACTTGTTTGTTATCTTTAATTGCCAACACAATTCAAGAAAACTAACTTAATTAGCTCACATTCATTTTGTGCAGAAAGTGGCACTTGCTGAACATGTTGTCAAGGAAGCTGTAAGGAACAGAGCTTAAGGCCTACTTGTCATTTATGTTCAGGTTTTTGTCTTGTAGCACTGAATTAACATTGGCCTCTGCTACTGAAAATAATGTACATTCAGTACAAGTACAGCAAGCATTTGAAACCAGTCTGAAACTGGCATCTAAGCAACAGATATTTTGTTATGCAGGAGACCAATGCTGGCTAAACAAAGAAATACCTCTAATAATGTTAAAAGCATATTATTTAATGCTTTTCTTCCAAGATTGCACTAGAAAGCCATTAATTATTTGTTTACTAATGAAATTAAATGCAATACAACTATTTATCAGATGTTTATACTTCTgttcaaattttattttatttttattcaatTCTTCAAACTTTAAATTCTCTCCAGACAATGGATTTTAACTGATGGTCATCTTGCCATGCCTAATAATTCAGTAGGAATTATTCCACAAGGCAATTAAGACTTTTAAGCCATATTGTGATTGTAAGAAAGCACTGCACACTAAAACAGCTACAAATAAAATGTGCAAATTTGCAAATAAACTAAATCACCACATAGACGCATTATATTTTTCCATGCCCTTTTAATGGTTGTGCCACAAACATTTTCATGTCATTTGTTAACAAATATCAAGATTTCATTCTGCCAGCATCAACATATTAAATTGTCAATGTGATCAGATATTAACAGCATAAACACTAATAGGTCCCAAAACGTAATTAATGTGGCATACATGCAAACTAAAACCACAAAAAGACAATTTAAAGCAAAATTGCAAACTATGtcattaaatatttttaattataATTACTGGCAAGTACAAAAGAGCGTTAGAAAATTTTAACAGGTTCAGCAAGTTCGACACTAAACTGCATTCATTTAACTGGAGAAATTTGGAGTGGACAAGTTTTCTTAAATTCACAaggtaaatatgctcaatggaaACTGTTATACAGGAAAGTGCATCAATAATTTGTAACAGTTCAAAAAAAAATACTAGATGGTCCTATTTTGTGGTCCCGTCAAAGTAAACTCCAAGTATGGCATAAACATCATCGAATTATTGGTGCCACGAGCAGCAGAACTAACTTGAACTAAACATAACAAATAATGTAAAGTTCCTTCAGGATTTTCCCAAAAATCTTTTCCCCATGAATGCTCTCCATTTTCATATGTTAAATATGAGGAACATTTACTTGTTATCCAACCGAAGTAGCTGCTCCTTACCATTTATCGTTAAAGATTTTAATTGGCCATCTTCCTCTACTTCCACCCTTTCTTGGCCGTTTTCTACAATCCTGAAAATTTAAAAGCCAGGCATCAACTTCAAAGATAGATTTGGAAAACTAACATACAGGAGTGACTGATCTGAAAACAAAGTAACAATTTCAAAAATAGGGAATGAATAGATAGAGGAAATATTTGCAAAACCCCGCCATAGTTCAATTGACCAGACATCAGGCTCTATTAGATTCTGCTTTGTATGATAGGACAGGGTTAATCAGCACTCTTGTAAAGCCAAGGAAATTCTAACATGGAACAAGTGCCAAGCGCCTCAAACATCACTAATGAAGACATCTAAATACTTGCctggagaacaaaaaaaaaaattccaaatagAGAAAGGACCAAGCAGCATAATATTCAGGAAGTTAAATATTAGTGATATGAGAGAGGCTAAAGGCACCAAAAGCTTTGAAGCTCCTGTACTTCGAACACTCAATATAGTTAGAATTAGTAATGGTCTAACAAAAtttcagatttaaaaaaaaaatggcccCAATTGTTTGGAAAAGTTTAAAACTAATGGTCAAGGAGAGggaaaacagtacagtacagatcAGTTGGCCTGAAATCAATAATACAGAGGATTTTGAAATCCATTTAAGAGTTTGAGCATGTGATAAGGAACCAGTGAATATAATTTCTTTACATTTACAAAAGGAATTCACAGcacaaaaatatttttaaatgtacTCTAATGAGCACACTAAAGGAAGGGTATGGAATTTGTACAATTAAATGAATCTGACGTAGAAGCAATGATCTCATTAAATAGAGAAACAGATTTGAGGGGTGTATCGTCTATGCCTTTATGTGCTAATAAAGTCTACTTGTGTACAAATGCAAGTCCATGATAAAATAACATGCCAAAGGAACAGGATTGACAGATCAATTGCCCCAACTGAATTTCTACCAAATTAAATAAAGCAACTTTAGAAGAGGAGATATAGGGTTTGTTAGAAGAATAAGTTCAGTAAATCTTAACAGAAAATTTAAACTTAGATATTTTACCATGAATAACAAAACTTAGAATACCTCTTAGTGATGATCTTCCTGCCATTAATAAATTTTGTGGATGTTGATACTGATCGGAAGTTACCCATTCCACTACCGCCAAATGAAGAGGAGGAAAATGATGCTGTTCCAAGATTTCCAAATGAACTGAATGAAGTAAAACCTATAGAAAGAATTCAACaaatataataattttttttaaaaattcacttAAAATTAAATTTTCTTTGCAAGTTGATGCAACATTAAGTGCAACCTAAATTCGGATCATGGAACAAAAGGTTTCGAATTATTCTGCCTCTTTTCAGTCATGGGAGATATATACTAACAGAAATAATTATAAAACTGAATAGATTGTATGCAATTTCTACCAGCAGTATTATGTACAACTTCAAGCCTTCAGGAGAAATATGCCTTCTATAGAGCAAGCATTCTAAGGTTCACCATCCTGGCATGCAGACATATAGAGACTGGATGAATGAGGCTTCTAGTTAGAGCTTAGAAGCTCTCAAACCAATATAATTCCAACAGGACTGGAAGTCTAAATGTAGGGACAGTGAGAGAATCCCAGAGCAGATTAACACAAAAATCCTTTTGAGACTGTAGTGTATGTATGGAATTTACCAAAGAAAACAGCTAAAGCCAAATCATTAGATATATTCAACAAGTTGAATATAGTTCTTCAGGATAAAGAGATGTGGGAGAGAAAAAGCAGGAAAGAGGCATCATCAAATGAATGACAATCAGATTTGAGGTGTCAAATATCCAACTCCAACTCTCAACTACTTTGTTTCTAAATTGATAAGGACTTGAAAAGAAACGTTGCTTACGCAGTTAACAGATGAAAGTCTAATGGCATTACTTCACTATTAAAAAATACAAATCTGAATTTATCATTTTAGGTCCACTTTCCCACAATACATTTATGTTAACAAACATTGATCACAATATATTAGCTCACAACCAAATGTATTAAGTTAAAAGTCTAACAGCCCTCGAACGCAAGAATCATTTCCAACTCATTTCTGTATTAGACAATGAAGAAACATCTTcataattttgttcatttttgcAAACTTGAAACATACTGCACATCAGAAATAAATTCATGTCAAATTCAAAAACTTTTATACCCAAAATAGACAGAATTTGCATTCCATTTAAAACCTGTTACAATATCCTCACTTGTCCTTCAATATGCTCTACTGATTAGTTTGACAGCCAAGAACCCGATTAAGAGGATTTAATGATATATAGTCACTGGTCCAGCAGTGTTTTAGTCCCCATATACTTAGTCAGCTAGACTTGCCCTGCAGTTAACAATTCCTTCAAGTCAAATCTCCATTCCTGAGCAAAACAAAAAGTTCGATTTTCCAAAGTAGATATCAGGAGTGTACAGCATCAATTTCAAAACAATGAGAACTTTGTCAAAAGTAGCCAGCCAATTGCTAGTGAAGTCAGCATTTGTTTTTACATACAGATATTTGTGTTTAAATTATAACATGGTTTTAACTATAAATTTGTAAGTTTTGAAGCATTACATATCGATAATCGTTTCAAGATTCATAACCCATGAGCAACGGTTATACAATCAAAAACTCGTCATTTTATATTTACCAGTATCAAAAGCAGGAAATCCACCAAAGGGAGAGAAGAAAGGCCCTCCTCCACCCCTGCTTCTCTCAGGACCCCTTCGACGTCGTTGTCCAAAAAAACTTTCAAAGGGATCATCCACTGTTAAACAAGACAGCCACAAAATGAAACAATTGTGCTCTTTATAGTCATAATTACAGTTCTGGAATTTGATTCTTTACTACATATTCAGTTATAAAGCATTAATTTTCCTGAAAGCATGGTGTGAACAATTCCAGCAAATCTTAATTTCTTTTCCAAGAACAAAAAACCTTCTGCATCAGTGCTCAACATATTAAGTTACATTTTTTTACTTGAATTTTTCGGGATGTGGGCAAAATCATTTATTGCCCTGCCATAAGTGCTCTTCAAAAGGAACCTTGAAATGTCAGGTCCTTCAGTCAAAGTTACTCCCATAATGCAGTTGGATACGGAAATCCAGGAATTATGTCACTTTTCACAATAAGAGACAATGacaagatttttttaaatttcaggatGTTGTATAACTTGGTAGGTAGAGGGGATACTCACCAAGGTAAAGATTCAAAGACAGATTATTGTATGCTATTACAGACTCAGGAGTATTCATTTATTCAAGTGAAATAGTGCAGAGTCGACCCTTCCAGCCTTTTGAGCCACGCTGTCCCAGCAGCCCCaaacaaccccaattaaccctaatctaatcacaggacaatttacaatgaccaactaacctacccagTGTCTCTatagactgtgggtggaaactggagcacccagagaaaacccacacatgcCAAAGGgaagatgtacagagactccttacaaatggcatcagaattgaactcagaaTTCAGATGCCCTCAGTCAGTAATAGTGTCGTTCTAACTGCTTTGCTACCATGGTTCCCCACCACCTTTTAATATTTCAATGTTTCAGATAAGGAAGACAAAAGTATCACCCCTGAAGAATATTATAAATTAGTTTTGTACTCCAGCTGCACAAGATAAACTTGATCAAACTGTCAAATGGAGTTACAAGCTCTCGATTAAAATTAGAGAAGTTTCCAACACATTTGGACTTGAACAAAATGATTGGAATTTATTATGCATTGGTGAAATATTCCACCAGTCAAAACAAATCCATGCATAAGACCTGGTACAAGAATTTTCTTCAATTAACAGTTACTTGATTGTAATACAAAAGCCTCAACATACAGCTCTAAAGTCTAAAAGCTAACACTGCCTAAGAGTTACAATTTCTTTTAATTTTTGAAAACGAAAAGCTTGTTTTCTTAAAAAGTTTGACTCAACTACCCACTGAAGTAGTTAAGCTCCCCACAGAATTTCTTTCCCAGGGAAATTCTACCCTTCATGTGCAAAGTATTGTGTAAAATATAATACTGGCATCCCAATGATTCAAGGTGGAAAATAACTTACTGAAGAAATCTGCAAATGGATCTCTTCCTCCGAAGAATTCCCTGAAAACATCTTCAGGATTGCGGAATGTGAAACCGAAGTCAAAGCCTTCACCATGATGACCACCtgcattatttttaaaataaagaataaagaaaataaaaaaaagttatcaGAAATTACACACAAAAACTTCATGGTATTATCtaggaaaaagagtaaacagtccacgttttgggctgaaacatcTTACTCTTGGGCTGAAACAGTTTActccttcccacagatgctgcttggcctgctaagttcctccagcattttgtgtgtcgtttggatctccagcagctgcagattttctctcgttgtGATTCATGGTATAATACGTTAATCactaattatttttatttcaagTTTCTTCAAGCAATTAAATAGTTTAAATTGCAGTAAGACTTCATAGATTTTTGTGTAGTGCACAGGTGGTTGTTGTATACAATTTGACCTAGACTTCTCATGCATTACAAGAAGAACATGCTTGCCATCGTCTTTCTTCACCTCACTTCCAAATAAAAGAAAAAAGTTTGACCTCATTGCTCAAAAAACAGCATTCACTTCTGCATCACCATTAGCGCAAATCCACATTTAAAAGCAATACCAGTGTTTAATTCTCACTAAACCACAGAATGTATTATATTCAGTTGCATTTTTTATAGCATAACTCTCAACTGCTATCAACTGAAAATGTCCTTGCACAAAATGGAAATCTCATTCCTTCATATCTAAATTTCTATTAAGAGTATTTTTAAATCCAATTTTTCCCCAATCATCTTTCACTCGCACTTTCAATTTCTGAAAAGAATTTTGAAGTAATAACTCCCCAATTTAGATTTGAGTAATTCAGTAAAGCATTTCCAATTCACAGATTCACATAGGCCCAGAGTTTGCCTGTTTGTCTACACCTAACTTCCAATACCCCAGCAAGGTCCAGAGCAGCACATAGTACTCTCCTGACAAAAATGACTGCTAAAGCTACAAGAAAGTCTGTGACAACAGTCAACAGTCCTGAATGAATGACTGAATGTCAACAATTTTGATATTCAAATATTTATAATCATTGCAGACTTGTCaacaaaaaaacaaaaccaaaacaTTTCAACAAAGCACCGGAGGAATTCAGGTCAGGTGGTATCTACAAAGGAAATGGCCATTTCCCTCCATGAACCTGGTGACtccctccagcattgtgttgTTGCCTCTTGTGTCCATAAAGCCGGTCACTTAACCTCTTCCCTAACGGAATCTATACAACTGCTCTCAACTAATGCTTAGTTTTCAACAGATAATTCACAGGCTATAGGTGGCAAATCTTCAGATGATTGCACCAACTCATTTCAAACAGGCAGCACAGAAGTCCCACTAAGTAGAATGCTGCACCACAGCCTCTGCTCTAAAATCAGGCAGTCCAGTGCCCATCTGCCAATATGTCCACACTCCCTGAAGATTCACCTCATTTTGTTGGCCCTGTTGATGCAGAGTAATATAATGCGTCTGTAATGTTTCTGACTGACTGAACTATCAAGTGCAAGTCCCCACCTAGGCTGTAAGGAATAAACAAGCATTGCACCTTCACCTAGAATGTAAAATTGCGGTCAAATATAAAGCTATTCCAAAGAAAAATAAAGTCCTCACGAGCTATAATGACGTCTGTAACCACGTTAAATATCTGGCAACAatgagcaaaatgctggagggacagagcaggtcaggcagcaactttggGAGGAAATGGATTGTCAACATCTTGGGTTGAGAATCTGTATTTGGACTGGAAATAGTAATTTgttattatatttaaaaaaaaacgttTTAAAACTTACCTCCACCAGCATTAGTCAAACCTTCTTTGCCATATCGATCATAGATGTCACGCTTTGAAGCTGTGTTaagaaaaaataattttaatatcAAAAGTATTAATTTGACTTTGAACCAAAATATTTTTATACAaatgacattttttttaaatcagccaCAAATTGTTTTGATAATACTTTAATACTggtgtttatttttttaaatcaggcTGAGCTCTGCTGTCTGTAGACAATGGTTCCATAAGGAACCATTGTTTAGGTATTCAAATGTCTACCAGATTTACATATATATGCAGAGTTTAATTGAGGTTTTCCGTTTGCATGCCTAAATATCAGACTTTTAAAAACTCTAAATCCATATAATTGGATGTGTTGGACGAGATACAAAATATAGTTCTAGCTGGGTTCTGACAAAATGTCTTATCATAGAAATATGCTAAGACCATGAGGAATAGGTTATTCTATCCCTCAAGCTTTCTTCACTATGGAATATGATCATTGTTAATCCAACAATCCTCAAAGTcactttcctgccttttccccattacaTTCCATTCCTTAATAGAAGCCTTAATTGTTTGGATTAATATTGTCCAATTATACTGTTATTACTTCCTCAATAATTGTTAACGTTTTTTCAAAAGTCAGTAATCAGCTAATAC of the Mobula birostris isolate sMobBir1 chromosome 3, sMobBir1.hap1, whole genome shotgun sequence genome contains:
- the dnajb6b gene encoding dnaJ homolog subfamily B member 6b, which translates into the protein MVDYYQVLGVQKHASQEEIKKAYRKLALKWHPDKNPDNKEEAESKFKQLSEAYEVLSDSSKRDIYDRYGKEGLTNAGGGGHHGEGFDFGFTFRNPEDVFREFFGGRDPFADFFMDDPFESFFGQRRRRGPERSRGGGGPFFSPFGGFPAFDTGFTSFSSFGNLGTASFSSSSFGGSGMGNFRSVSTSTKFINGRKIITKRIVENGQERVEVEEDGQLKSLTINGVEDQHALALELRKRGQQALPSHLSHTNSSRQHSTSYSKHDYQYHIADDDDVGSATMATSEVDSSNIAGQREGGKRRKQRHKEELKKKRSTKVKH